GGCCATTCCCAACGAGAGACCGAACAAGACCCCGACGTTGATCTTGGTCAATATCAGCGCGCCCGTGATCGCCCCCAGCAACACGAGTGACGTGCCGGTCCGCCTGTCCCACAGGCTGACGACAATCCAGAAGGCCGCTGCCAGCAGCAGCGCCACCAGTTCCTGAGGATGCCCCGGCTCGTTAGCAAATACGCTGAGATGAAAAATGCCGGCCATCCAGACGATTGCGGCAAGGCCCAGGCCCCAATTCGCGTCACGAGCCAATTGCCGGGCCGTCATCGCCAAAACGAGAGCCGTCAGCCCCCAGGTCAGCAAGGCGACGGCCCGCACGCCGTCGTTCCCGAGCGGAACGCCGAGCAAAGAAAAAATCGCCCACCGGTCGAGCAGATAGGCTGGGCCATAGATGAAGCTGTTTTGATCGTACAGCGCCCGTCCATCCAGCAATTGCTGAACGGACAGCAGCATCTTTCCTTCATCGTCCCAAAACGGGAAACGGGTGAAGAGTGTGAAAAAGGCGAAGGCGATGCCGGCCGAGAACGTGCCGAGCAGCACCGCTCCAAGCACGATCCGGCGAACCGCGATACGTCGAGCAGGAACCGCCGTCAAGGACCGCAACGCTAAGGCCGCCTGCTCCTCCAAACGAACATTCCCTTGGAGTTGAATAGCTACTTGAACACCGGATTTTCGTTGATACCGCTGACTCCGTTTGCGCACAGGGTGCGCAAAACGCGGGAAATTGGCAGAAGGCGTTGGCGAGGACGGGAATCGAGCGCTAAAACGATGCCCATCCCTACGTTAACTGCGAGCCGGTCGCTCAGCAATCAAGGATCTGCAGCGTTGCCGACTCCCCGCCAGGCATTGACCGCCGGGTCGGCGGCCGGTCGAGCGGCCCTGAGTGGGACGCGAGACGCTAAGGGTTAGGTCGCGTCCCAGTGCCGCCATTCCGACTGAGCTTGTTTCGAGACTACCTTTGTCCTAGATTCCCCGCCGCTTCTTGCAGACGATTGGGATTGCTCACGCGATCGCGCCTCATCTCATCGGTCGGAACAGTAGCTTGCCACGGATCCAGTCGTCAGGGCACAACTCGCTGGTGACCGTCGGTCTGGTCACATTACTCGCGGTGTGCGTCTGGTTCGCCTGGCGAGTTCGCTTTCCCGACCGATCGACGAAGAGCTTGCTCGGCGACGAACCGCGGGCCGCACAGCCAAGTGGCCCCAAGCTGGCCGACCCAGCCGCATCGCTCGACCCGTTTCCGCCTGTCGAGCCGATTTCGTTTCCGCCAATCGTCGACGTCGACGGAGTGCTGCGACACGCCGGACAAAGCGATGCCGGTGTCACGACGGTCTTCGTTTTTTTGGCGACCCATTGTCCAATCTGCAATGCCTATCTCCCGGAGCTCAACCGGCTTCAGGAGGCCTTTGCGCCCTGGAACGTCGAGTTTTACGGCGTCATCGCCGACCGTCACACGTCAGCAGGCGACGCGGCGAATCACCGGCGGAAGTATCAGGTGGCTTTTCCGGTGCTTTTGGACGCGTCCGGGAGCTTTCGTCGACAATTGCGACCAACCCATACGCCCCAGGCAGTGGTCGTCGATCGTCGCGGTTCCGTCGTCTACAGCGGTCGGATTGACGACCGCTACGAGGCAATCAGCGGCCCGCGCCGGCCCGTGTCGCATCAGGAACTGAAAGACGTGCTGGGAGCGATCTGCTCCGGGCGCCAACCGCGATTCTCGCGAACGACGCCCGTCGGATGCTTGATCGAGCCGGCGGTTTCCGACGTGATCTCGCAGCAACTGACATTTTGTCGCGACATCGCGCCGATCGTCTTTGCCAACTGCGTGTGCTGCCATCGCGAAGGTGAGTCCGCTCCGTTTCCGCTGACAAGCTACGAAGAGGTCCGCGACCGGGCCACGCAAATCGCATCGGTGGTCGAACAGCGCATCATGCCGCCCTGGCGGGCCCGGCGAGGATTCGGCCGGTTTCTCAACGAACGGTGCCTGAATTCCGACGACATCGAGCGCATCGCAGCCTGGGTCCGAAATGGAGCCCCACGCGGCAATCCGGCCGACCTTCCTCCGGCTCCTCATTTCGTTGCCGGCTGGCAGTTGGGAAAGCCTGATCTCGCGGTCGCCATGCCCGAAGAGTATGAGATCCCGGCCGACGGGCCCGACATTTATCGAAATTTCGTGATCCCGACTCAGCTGCGCCAAGAGCGCCTGGCGAGCGCCTTCGAGTTCCGGCCCGGCAATCCGCGCGTTGTCCATCACGCGTGGGTCTATTTCGACGCACTGGGGGAAGCCCGCCGACTGGACGCGGCGGATCCCGGACCTGGTTACACCAACTTC
Above is a genomic segment from Pirellulales bacterium containing:
- a CDS encoding redoxin domain-containing protein — protein: MPRIQSSGHNSLVTVGLVTLLAVCVWFAWRVRFPDRSTKSLLGDEPRAAQPSGPKLADPAASLDPFPPVEPISFPPIVDVDGVLRHAGQSDAGVTTVFVFLATHCPICNAYLPELNRLQEAFAPWNVEFYGVIADRHTSAGDAANHRRKYQVAFPVLLDASGSFRRQLRPTHTPQAVVVDRRGSVVYSGRIDDRYEAISGPRRPVSHQELKDVLGAICSGRQPRFSRTTPVGCLIEPAVSDVISQQLTFCRDIAPIVFANCVCCHREGESAPFPLTSYEEVRDRATQIASVVEQRIMPPWRARRGFGRFLNERCLNSDDIERIAAWVRNGAPRGNPADLPPAPHFVAGWQLGKPDLAVAMPEEYEIPADGPDIYRNFVIPTQLRQERLASAFEFRPGNPRVVHHAWVYFDALGEARRLDAADPGPGYTNFGGPGFSGASSLGGWLPGGLPRRLPAGVGRPIPAGSDLVLQIHYHPTGKRERDRSKIGFYLAPPTAQCQAGEIMVANYDLDIRAGARQHHVCASHVLPVNTCLLDVTPHMHQLGRKMEVTAILPDRTVIPLVAIDDWSFYWQDHYVYREPIWLPAGTKLSLEAWYDNSSDNPQNPNLPPRDVYFGEKSDDEMCMCYFQVTARTFAEMQMLENDMTLYIREQMEQYRQGMARRGAPIARPERAATTLGN